In Podospora pseudopauciseta strain CBS 411.78 chromosome 2 map unlocalized CBS411.78m_2, whole genome shotgun sequence, the genomic stretch ATGATTGTGAGAAACGAGAAGCATGTCCCAGTTTGATGCCGGAAATTTGCGCGGAAAATCACCGAATATATAAGGGTTGTATTATTTTCGAACTGGGGGTGTAGTAGTCGATCAAGTAGAAAACCGTGATCGTCTTTCGAAGTCTCCGTTATATCATCCCTGGTGGCGCGCTTGGCTCTCCCTGCTCTGTCCTCGCTGGCGGCTGCGAGCCCGTGCTTGATGCTGGGTTCTTGTTGCTCGAATTAAGCCCTCgtttcatcatcttccccaaAACGGTCACTAGTTCACAGGCATCGTTGAACATGTCGTTGTCGATTCCTTCCGTGGCGTCATAGACCTGGGCGACTGTCTCCTTGGCCAATTTTCGACTTCCTTCGAAATCGTGGACACATTCGTATAAAAAGGCAGCATACTCTGTCTTGACCGACAGGCGTAATGAATGTGAGCCCCACAAGATCTTGTCGGCAAGTTCGGCAGCCTCCTTGAAGTACTGATGGGCTATTGGTAAATAATCGCCGGGCTTGAGAAGGAACGCTGATGGTGACTCAGGACCAAAGCCTGGTGGTGGCCCAACCGGTCCTCCTTCAAAATTTCGGCTTGGTTTTGCGCTTGATGGAGCACTGCCGTCATCCGTCGCGactcccttgcccttgtccaGTCGTGATTGTGGTGTATTCTGGGGGTCGGGTGTGTTGACGCCCATCGAAGATACCGGGGGCGTGTTGTGGAATAGGACGAAAATGTGGTAGAAGGAAGCACGCAGCTTGTATGCGAGCACCTTGAGTTCGGTATAGGCCCCCACCATGGGCACCACATACTGCTCCAGCAACACCAATCCTTCTCGAGAGAGCCATATTATGTGAAATGACAGATCCAGTTGGGCTGATGTGGGGGTTCCATCCGGTCGTCGTTGtttcttggccttgacaaGCTGATGTGAAAGGTTGATGGAGAGTCCCAGGATCTTGTACAGGACGGAAGCAAGCAGGGGGTTTTCGTGCTCGACGGCCTTGGCGGCCTTGCCGAGAAACTTTTGATCAACTTCGGAGGACGCCATGAAGCCAGACGGAGGAGAATGGGTCTGTGACCTCTTGCCCTGTTAGGAGAACGCAAAGCAGAGGAAGGGCCCGGCTACGGTGAAGCTATGCA encodes the following:
- a CDS encoding uncharacterized protein (COG:S; EggNog:ENOG503NYQ1), with product MASSEVDQKFLGKAAKAVEHENPLLASVLYKILGLSINLSHQLVKAKKQRRPDGTPTSAQLDLSFHIIWLSREGLVLLEQYVVPMVGAYTELKVLAYKLRASFYHIFVLFHNTPPVSSMGVNTPDPQNTPQSRLDKGKGVATDDGSAPSSAKPSRNFEGGPVGPPPGFGPESPSAFLLKPGDYLPIAHQYFKEAAELADKILWGSHSLRLSVKTEYAAFLYECVHDFEGSRKLAKETVAQVYDATEGIDNDMFNDACELVTVLGKMMKRGLNSSNKNPASSTGSQPPARTEQGEPSAPPGMI